In Labeo rohita strain BAU-BD-2019 chromosome 16, IGBB_LRoh.1.0, whole genome shotgun sequence, one DNA window encodes the following:
- the si:ch211-197h24.6 gene encoding uncharacterized protein si:ch211-197h24.6, translating into MEARPNPNKKGRAGGKKKQQLFSGDIVFTSKNGSIQTIPCLNKRLKSVTDAVIGLQYIWEYRSPSKSVPPHYQCKLCKVQRLQNEMAAHITGWKHGFRYMKQNHKDKVPHEEEAALKDPAIRKAIKAAAAEVEKTEGRGQIKTVLKEPFEIVAFQSMKSAQPNPAFGGPAGLLGPPPRGLKQGGPYGGPMFMGDFTPRGGMMPDFPPGMRGGMDEPPMRRGFSDMGDFTSPGRFGNGMPGPDRGMMETDDMQHFPDDGPMRMGPDGFGPGQRKEGRGRPFPNDMPMNSSGNRMMGQGPKGPENNSLPATLLKYLDSFRIENEDDAQIVLKVTQKLTDVLMEYRLRSISSVPSVKPLPSMNYSSSCLPNNSNDRFSSGMPGPSRFYN; encoded by the exons ATGGAAGCTCGTCCAAATCCTAACAAGAAAGGCAGGGCCGGTGGGAAA AAAAAGCAGCAGCTCTTCAGTGGTGACATAG TCTTCACTTCCAAGAATGGATCCATCCAGACTATACCCTGTCTGAACAAACGGCTCAAATCGGTTACAGATGCTGTTATTG GCCTGCAGTACATATGGGAGTATCGAAGCCCATCTAAGTCAGTTCCTCCCCATTACCAGTGTAAACTGTGTAAAGTTCAGCGGCTGCAAAATGAAATGGCTGCTCACATCACCGGCTGGAAGCACGGCTTCAGATACATG aAGCAGAACCACAAAGACAAGGTTCCTCATGAGGAAGAGGCTGCACTTAAAGATCCAGCCATCAGGAAAGCCATTAAAGCTGCTGCAGCTGAAGTGGAAAAAACAGAAGGAAGAGGTCAAATTAAG actGTGCTGAAGGAGCCATTTGAGATTGTGGCGTTTCAGAGCATGA aGTCTGCACAACCCAATCCAGCATTTGGAGGACCTGCTGGTCTTCTCGGGCCTCCTCCTAGAGGGTTAAAACAAG GTGGTCCATATGGAGGTCCCATGTTCATGGGGGATTTCACACCCCGGGGTGGCATGATGCCTGATTTCCCTCCTGGCATGCGTGGAGGTATGGATGAACCTCCCATGAGAAGAGGTTTTTCTGATATGGGAGACTTCACCAGCCCAGGTCGCTTTGGTAACGGCATGCCTGGACCAGACAGGGGGATGATGGAAACGGACGACATGCAACATTTTCCTGACGATGGACCCATGCGTATGGGTCCAGATGGCTTTGGGCCTGGTCAGCGTAAGGAGGGCAGGGGCAGACCTTTCCCTAATGACATGCCCATGAACAGCAGCGGCAACAGAATGATGGGACAAGGCCCTAAAGGCCCGGAGAACAATAGCCTCCCTGCAACACTGCTCAAATATCTG GACTCTTTCCGTATTGAAAATGAGGATGATGCGCAGATTGTCTTGAAGGTCACACAGAAGCTCACAGATGTTCTGATGGAGTATCGCCTTAGAAGTATTTCATCG GTGCCCAGTGTGAAGCCCCTGCCCTCCATGAACTACTCGTCCTCATGTCTTCCAAACAACTCTAATGACAGATTCTCCAGCGGCATGCCAG GTCCTTCAAGATTCTACAACTGA